From a single Pigmentibacter ruber genomic region:
- the tadA gene encoding tRNA adenosine(34) deaminase TadA, translating into MSNKQSDPEQKNIDSFYMLKCLDLAQKAFQQQEVPVGAIVVDHSNNSIIAEAYNLRETHNNATAHAELIAISNACQNLARWRLTSCTLYVTLEPCFMCAGAIILARIPRVVFATHDPKAGAVGSLTNLLNDSRLNHSCDVTTGIYAEESSLLLKSFFKLRRNK; encoded by the coding sequence TTGTCTAATAAGCAATCCGATCCAGAACAAAAAAATATTGATTCATTCTATATGCTAAAATGTCTTGATCTCGCACAGAAAGCTTTTCAGCAGCAAGAAGTTCCTGTAGGTGCTATCGTTGTTGATCATAGCAACAATAGTATTATAGCAGAAGCTTATAATTTGAGAGAAACTCACAATAATGCGACTGCTCATGCGGAATTAATAGCAATTTCAAATGCTTGTCAAAATTTAGCACGTTGGCGATTAACTAGTTGTACATTATATGTAACGTTAGAACCCTGTTTTATGTGTGCTGGAGCGATTATTTTGGCGCGAATTCCGAGAGTTGTTTTTGCAACCCATGATCCTAAAGCAGGTGCAGTAGGGAGTTTAACTAATCTTTTAAATGATTCTAGATTAAATCATTCTTGTGATGTGACAACTGGAATTTATGCAGAAGAGAGCTCATTGCTGTTAAAATCATTTTTTAAGCTTCGTAGGAATAAATAA
- a CDS encoding substrate-binding periplasmic protein has product MYRKINYIFTILALIFLQYKSFSFDEIKIYTEEKPPNNFEGPNNKVTGISTEIVEEIFKNAHINYSIEILPWARALDTASKNKDIGLYSLARTPDRENSFYWIGPLIKNDWSFFTRKNSKIKIHKLDDAKKYLVGVYKQSALSNYLLENGFKADKNLDFVNEEKYNPTKLERNRIDIWATGLLVGLFHAKEHKTTFVPIYTIKEVGLYLAFNKSTDKNLISTLEKSFDKIKNSEKIKSIQKKYGYKK; this is encoded by the coding sequence ATGTATAGAAAAATAAATTATATCTTCACAATATTAGCTTTAATTTTTCTTCAATATAAATCATTTTCATTTGATGAAATTAAAATTTATACTGAAGAAAAACCACCAAATAATTTTGAAGGGCCAAATAATAAAGTAACAGGAATATCTACCGAAATTGTTGAGGAAATATTTAAAAATGCTCATATTAATTATTCCATAGAAATTCTTCCTTGGGCTAGAGCTTTGGATACAGCTTCAAAAAATAAAGATATAGGTTTATATTCGCTAGCAAGAACTCCTGATAGAGAAAATTCTTTTTACTGGATTGGTCCTTTAATAAAAAATGATTGGAGTTTTTTTACTAGAAAAAATTCCAAAATAAAAATTCATAAATTAGATGATGCAAAAAAATACTTAGTAGGAGTTTATAAACAAAGTGCTCTTTCTAACTATCTATTAGAAAATGGTTTCAAAGCAGATAAAAATTTAGATTTTGTAAATGAAGAAAAGTATAATCCAACAAAATTAGAAAGAAATAGAATTGATATTTGGGCAACGGGGTTATTAGTAGGTTTGTTTCATGCAAAAGAACATAAAACAACATTCGTTCCTATATATACAATAAAAGAAGTTGGTTTATATTTAGCTTTTAACAAAAGTACAGATAAAAATTTAATATCTACATTGGAAAAATCTTTTGATAAAATAAAAAATAGCGAAAAGATTAAAAGTATTCAAAAAAAGTATGGATATAAAAAGTAA
- a CDS encoding S41 family peptidase, producing MKIKKSLFFLSSLVIFSCSNKESKQDFEKQNIQSKSISKSSDWALPNLTNEEKDNLIFAVKTVFNDFYVNRLQKITDYKYDALKEANKLNNQMSSEVLLSESMKIFRNIRDLHTGFIYPIPARCNSSSFPLSTKLIYDEYGENEKLIITQKYDKATFENETLNNNYNKLNIGDEILSIKNIGLEGISSSKKYSTKSAILEIGAFYRGANEDAFRTRAVQNFFNRNGSYMQPAEGNFTIEVRSKKDNQIYEFTFPWIQTKANTPICNNRNINTLSITNATNLIKYSKSVDSNEVINNRNNGKENVTITQIQRNGKNFALIHLNYFIPSAEYDFYNYLEAREKINAEVNFIRKYIRDNKDNIEGVIFDIRGNGGGYGSYPQLLANMFTTQFVSNMLVKPLVSETNKETFYNLEMSRYISRKNTIDPLTSPILDTVYSMEKLINGKFTKELVIKRELLLKEGDRYDGDENDSLPSYYNKETTEILKPILTTKPIAVLTNSNCYSACDIFAALFKDFKIARIYGETAHTGGGGANVIEWNDFLTPVVIDEQGHSTTMIPNAKPLPKGAEIRFAWNKIKRYNNSKYEQYIEGIGILADYVYKPTEEDALNNGSRILNNIMDDMLDPSNSKKFYLNR from the coding sequence ATGAAAATCAAAAAAAGTTTATTTTTTTTAAGTTCATTAGTTATTTTTTCTTGTTCTAATAAAGAAAGCAAACAGGATTTTGAAAAACAAAATATTCAATCTAAATCAATTTCTAAATCAAGTGATTGGGCTTTACCAAATTTAACTAATGAGGAAAAAGATAATTTAATATTTGCGGTGAAAACTGTTTTCAATGATTTTTACGTGAATAGATTGCAAAAAATAACGGACTATAAATACGATGCATTAAAAGAGGCAAATAAACTGAATAACCAAATGAGTTCAGAAGTTTTACTTTCAGAATCTATGAAAATATTTAGGAATATAAGAGATTTGCATACTGGATTTATTTATCCTATACCAGCACGTTGTAATAGTTCTTCTTTTCCATTAAGTACAAAGCTTATTTATGATGAATACGGTGAAAATGAAAAATTAATAATCACACAAAAATATGATAAAGCAACATTTGAAAATGAAACATTAAATAATAACTATAACAAATTAAATATAGGTGATGAAATATTATCTATCAAGAATATCGGACTAGAAGGAATATCATCTTCCAAAAAATATTCAACAAAATCCGCAATATTAGAAATTGGTGCTTTTTATCGTGGAGCAAATGAAGATGCTTTTAGAACTAGAGCTGTGCAGAATTTTTTTAATAGAAATGGCTCCTATATGCAGCCAGCAGAAGGAAATTTCACAATAGAGGTTAGAAGTAAAAAAGATAATCAAATTTATGAATTTACATTCCCTTGGATACAAACGAAAGCAAATACTCCTATTTGTAACAATCGGAATATAAATACTTTAAGTATTACAAATGCAACTAATTTAATTAAGTATTCAAAATCAGTAGATAGTAATGAAGTGATAAATAATAGAAATAATGGAAAAGAAAATGTTACAATTACACAAATTCAAAGAAATGGAAAAAACTTTGCGCTCATACATTTGAATTATTTCATACCTAGTGCTGAATATGACTTTTATAATTATCTTGAAGCAAGAGAAAAGATTAATGCGGAAGTAAATTTTATAAGAAAATATATTAGAGATAATAAAGATAATATAGAAGGAGTTATTTTTGATATCAGAGGAAATGGCGGTGGTTATGGCAGCTATCCTCAATTATTAGCAAATATGTTTACTACACAATTTGTTTCAAATATGTTGGTAAAGCCTCTAGTTTCAGAAACTAACAAAGAAACATTTTATAATTTAGAAATGTCAAGATATATTTCCAGAAAAAACACTATTGATCCTCTTACCAGTCCTATACTTGATACAGTATATTCAATGGAAAAATTAATTAATGGAAAATTTACAAAAGAATTAGTGATTAAAAGAGAATTACTTTTAAAAGAAGGCGATAGGTATGATGGTGATGAGAATGATTCACTTCCTTCATATTACAATAAAGAAACAACAGAAATTTTAAAACCAATTTTAACTACAAAACCTATTGCCGTCTTGACAAATAGCAATTGTTATTCTGCTTGTGATATATTTGCCGCACTTTTCAAGGATTTTAAAATAGCTAGAATTTATGGTGAAACAGCTCATACTGGCGGTGGTGGTGCAAACGTTATTGAATGGAATGACTTTTTAACTCCTGTTGTAATTGATGAACAAGGTCATTCAACAACTATGATTCCAAATGCAAAACCTCTACCAAAAGGTGCTGAAATTCGCTTCGCTTGGAATAAAATTAAACGATACAATAATAGTAAATATGAACAATATATTGAAGGTATTGGAATTCTAGCTGATTATGTTTATAAACCAACAGAAGAAGATGCTTTAAATAATGGATCAAGAATATTAAATAATATTATGGATGACATGCTGGATCCGAGTAATTCGAAAAAATTCTATTTAAATAGATAA
- the glmS gene encoding glutamine--fructose-6-phosphate transaminase (isomerizing) produces the protein MCGVIGYIGTGVTPEFFYNGLKRLEYRGYDSAGIAMLEANKIYIERAEGKLTNLQKKLSNLPKSAHLGIGHTRWATHGKPTEQNAHPHRSDNIILLHNGIIENYKELKEFLLTKNYVFQSETDTEVAAHLLNYELKKLNNSNSVEDNMKKAIFSLVKQIRGAFAFGIICTDEPDTLYVVKYGSPIVLGIGENENYMASGIAALVDHTREIIILEDNEIAFLKKDSIKIVNFSGNEITREPITVNWSSNMLDKNGYDHFMLKEIHEQPQAVAQTINGRIDRNQGTVDLKAYGIHKINLKQIDRIQIIACGTSFYVSCLAKYYFEEFTRIPVEVDLASEYRYRSSTVNENTLCIAVSQSGETIDTLQAIKFAKENKAKTLAIVNAPGSSIAHVCDDESLIYAGPEIGVASTKALSAQLSSLLLLALGMAQEKNKKDKNYIANCLEDLSKVPSLIEKTLALSKPIKEITLKYQHMDNLLFIGRGQQWPVALEGALKLKELSYIHAEGYAAGELKHGPIALIDENMSVVCLAPKDQYYEKTISNIEEIRARGGKILSIGTEGDTSLQAISDDFIPVTKCSHIALPFLTTVPMHLFAYWIAVRRGNDVDQPRNLAKSVTVE, from the coding sequence ATGTGTGGAGTAATTGGTTATATTGGAACAGGAGTCACCCCCGAATTTTTTTATAATGGATTAAAAAGATTAGAATATCGAGGCTATGATTCTGCAGGCATTGCTATGCTTGAAGCTAACAAAATTTATATTGAAAGAGCAGAAGGAAAACTTACAAATCTCCAAAAAAAACTGAGCAATTTACCAAAATCAGCACATCTAGGAATAGGTCACACACGTTGGGCAACTCATGGAAAACCTACAGAACAAAATGCTCATCCGCATAGATCAGATAATATTATTTTATTGCATAATGGAATTATTGAAAATTATAAAGAATTAAAAGAGTTTTTATTAACTAAAAATTATGTCTTTCAAAGTGAGACAGATACTGAAGTAGCTGCTCATTTATTAAATTATGAATTGAAAAAATTGAATAATAGTAACTCTGTCGAAGATAATATGAAAAAAGCAATTTTCTCATTAGTAAAACAAATTCGAGGAGCATTTGCTTTTGGAATAATATGTACTGACGAACCAGATACTTTGTATGTAGTTAAGTATGGTTCACCAATTGTATTAGGAATTGGTGAAAATGAAAATTATATGGCTTCAGGAATTGCAGCATTAGTAGATCATACTCGTGAAATAATTATTTTAGAAGATAATGAAATTGCTTTTTTGAAAAAAGATTCAATAAAAATTGTGAATTTTTCTGGAAATGAAATAACTAGAGAGCCTATAACAGTGAATTGGTCATCCAATATGCTCGATAAAAATGGATATGATCATTTCATGTTAAAAGAAATACACGAGCAGCCACAAGCAGTAGCTCAAACAATTAATGGGCGCATAGATAGAAATCAAGGTACTGTAGATTTAAAAGCTTATGGAATTCATAAAATAAATTTAAAACAAATTGATAGAATTCAAATAATTGCTTGCGGAACAAGTTTTTATGTGAGTTGTTTGGCAAAGTACTATTTTGAGGAATTTACCCGAATTCCTGTAGAAGTTGATCTTGCAAGTGAATATCGCTATAGATCATCTACAGTAAATGAAAATACGCTATGTATTGCAGTTTCTCAGAGTGGAGAAACCATTGATACTCTTCAAGCAATAAAATTTGCAAAAGAAAATAAGGCTAAAACACTTGCTATAGTAAACGCACCTGGAAGCAGCATTGCTCATGTCTGTGACGATGAAAGTTTAATTTACGCAGGCCCAGAGATTGGAGTAGCAAGTACTAAAGCTTTATCAGCTCAATTATCTTCATTACTTCTATTAGCCTTGGGTATGGCGCAAGAGAAAAACAAAAAAGATAAAAACTATATCGCTAATTGCTTAGAAGATTTATCAAAAGTCCCAAGTTTAATAGAAAAAACACTTGCGCTATCAAAGCCAATTAAAGAAATTACTTTAAAATACCAGCATATGGATAATCTTTTATTTATTGGTAGAGGTCAGCAGTGGCCGGTAGCATTGGAAGGTGCATTAAAATTAAAGGAACTCTCATATATTCATGCAGAAGGCTATGCAGCAGGAGAGTTAAAGCATGGTCCTATTGCTTTAATTGATGAAAATATGAGCGTAGTTTGTTTGGCTCCGAAAGATCAATATTATGAAAAAACAATTAGTAATATTGAAGAAATAAGGGCAAGAGGAGGAAAAATTCTTTCAATTGGAACGGAAGGTGATACTTCTTTACAAGCTATTTCTGATGATTTTATTCCTGTAACAAAATGCTCTCATATTGCGTTACCTTTTTTAACTACAGTTCCAATGCATTTATTTGCTTATTGGATAGCTGTTAGAAGAGGAAATGATGTAGATCAACCAAGAAATTTAGCTAAAAGTGTTACTGTAGAATAA
- a CDS encoding sugar phosphate nucleotidyltransferase translates to MVANELFKAETIGVVLAAGMGKRMNSSLPKVAHKLLGKSLVIWAIESLVNAGINKIIVVISPTQKIVEEIILEYNFPSNIQINFAYQNTPLGTGHAAECGIREVENYYLNNNKNNEINILIAYGDTPAVKPETFKEFIKTHKNENNIFTVLAFETNNPTGYGRILTDEQNNFLAICEEKDCTEEQKKIKLCNSGFQCANYLAMKEYFPLLKNNNAAKEYYLTDLPVIAKQSGKKVGYLIGIDETEFLGINSQEQLAEMEKKFKEK, encoded by the coding sequence GTGGTTGCTAATGAATTATTTAAAGCAGAAACAATAGGAGTAGTTTTAGCCGCTGGTATGGGCAAAAGAATGAATTCTTCACTACCTAAAGTAGCGCATAAATTATTAGGAAAATCTTTAGTTATTTGGGCTATCGAGTCATTAGTGAATGCAGGTATTAATAAAATTATAGTTGTTATTTCTCCAACCCAAAAAATTGTTGAAGAGATTATTTTAGAATATAATTTTCCAAGTAATATCCAAATAAATTTTGCATATCAGAATACCCCTTTAGGAACAGGTCATGCTGCTGAGTGTGGCATTAGAGAAGTAGAAAACTATTATTTAAATAATAATAAAAATAACGAAATAAATATTTTAATCGCATATGGTGATACTCCTGCAGTAAAACCTGAAACATTTAAAGAATTTATTAAAACGCATAAAAATGAAAATAATATTTTTACTGTATTGGCATTTGAAACTAATAATCCTACAGGGTATGGTCGCATTCTCACTGATGAGCAAAATAATTTTTTAGCAATTTGTGAGGAAAAAGATTGTACAGAAGAACAAAAGAAAATAAAATTATGTAATTCTGGATTTCAATGTGCAAACTATTTGGCTATGAAAGAATACTTTCCATTATTAAAAAATAATAATGCAGCAAAAGAATATTATCTAACTGATTTACCTGTAATTGCAAAACAATCAGGAAAAAAAGTTGGCTATTTAATTGGAATAGATGAAACAGAATTTTTAGGAATTAATTCTCAAGAGCAATTAGCTGAAATGGAAAAGAAATTTAAAGAAAAATAA
- a CDS encoding methylglyoxal synthase — MNKTKYKEIIVPEKKRIVLIAHDNKKKELLDWAVEHSNKLADHELFATGTTGKLLERETGFKVTCFESGPLGGDMQAGAYISEGKLDMVLFFWDPLAAQPHDPDVRALLRVAVVWNVPLACNKASADFLISSPFFSNSYKRHITDFSGYKGRSV, encoded by the coding sequence ATGAATAAAACTAAGTATAAAGAAATTATTGTACCTGAAAAAAAAAGAATTGTATTAATTGCTCATGATAATAAGAAAAAAGAATTACTAGATTGGGCTGTAGAACATAGTAATAAATTGGCTGATCATGAATTATTTGCAACTGGTACAACAGGAAAGTTATTAGAAAGAGAAACTGGGTTTAAAGTTACATGTTTTGAAAGTGGACCTTTAGGAGGAGATATGCAGGCTGGCGCTTATATTTCTGAAGGAAAATTAGATATGGTACTTTTCTTTTGGGATCCATTAGCAGCTCAGCCACATGATCCAGATGTTCGAGCTTTACTTAGAGTGGCTGTTGTTTGGAATGTTCCCTTAGCCTGTAATAAAGCTTCAGCAGATTTTCTAATAAGTTCACCATTTTTTTCTAACTCATATAAAAGACACATCACTGATTTTTCTGGCTATAAAGGAAGAAGTGTCTAG